The Aspergillus flavus chromosome 6, complete sequence nucleotide sequence AACCCACACGCCCACTCATGGTGGCTGCCTTgcagaaggaaaagtaaCTAACTTGGCAATAGGGACGATATCATGATACCTCGATCGACGCAAACGTATATATCTATTCCGGGCCATTGATCAAACGAGTGGCGAAAGCATTACTTTTATTCGTGATCACGATGCTTCTTTTGGCGCCGGTTATTCTATGCAATGTCACGACTAGCGCCACACTTCGAGTGGTGATCATTATGACCTTCACCATATCacacctcctcatcctttctATCCTGGCTAAGTCAAGGACCATAGAGCTTATCATTGCAGGGGCAACGTGAGTTTAGTTTCATTGCGTGTTTTATCCTTTTGCGGAGATCCCCTTGCATGCTGATTCTTCTAAGGTACGCGACGGTGTTGACAGTCTTCCTGTCGAATGGGTCGTGAGGATAATTTTTCCCGAAACATCTCACGTTATTGCCGGGTTCGTGtgttttttatatttatcatGTTAGATGTTATTTGCTGGATTGATTACGCGCCTGGTTCGTGATGAACAGAAGGAGGGCCCAATAGCAGAGCTTTGTTCTTCAtaccctatggtcgtatgtaccaGCTTGCCCTACTTATTGGTATTacatttctttcccttgttctTGCAGACAACTGCGTTGGCAATTACAGTGGGTTTATGTTTGTAGCAATCAAAGAAGCGGGCTGTTCAATCGATAAAATTTGATATTGCTCCCCGAAGTATGTATACCTCCACTGTCGGCTTATTCCCTTCGAATCAGAAACCTATTCACAACATCAGACCATGATAGGACATCCCTAGACTGTCCTTCAAACACAGTTCTCTTTAGAGAATAGCGGCTGTTTATCTTCTCATGTAGCGAGTACCTATGGTCTAATGTAAATTGAGGGATATGAATATACTGTGACAATGAACAGCTTGAAAGTAGGTCAAGCACTAAAAACTATACCTCTTCGCTTTATGCTGGGGATATGGTAGTCGAGGcgcgaccttgatgtcattggcatctTGGTCGAGTGGGAATGAGACTTTATACAACATATTTTCTTAGTTACATGCTACCCCTGGCCTCTAACAGCCTCAGTAAACTCTACAATTATTGACAGTGAGACTCCTACTGCCTTTACCTCGCCCATAGGTGGATGAAAGCGCCACTTCTCCGATTCTAATCTACTGTGGTGGGCCTGATAACCAAACAGTCTCAGAATCAGGCTCGGGGTCATCATCCGGTAGTGCGTGCTTGTCAGCCCATTCAACAATCTTGTCAAACTTGCGGCACTTGTGCTCCGTACTAAAGTCAGGATACAGACCCCAGGGATGGACCCAGTTATATGTGACTATACCGACATCGGCTTGGCACATCAGGACCTGTCGTAACATATCGATACAGTGGTCGACGTGAGCGCGAAGTACAGGTTCCGAGTCAGTAAAAGGCTTGGGTCTGTTCTCTGGGCGGTGGTAGTAGTCTTTGTAGGTATACTGGCGTATCAAATTCTGTCACTTGTCAACATTTATAGATCCATGTAAAGCTAGAGGTTGACCTCAACATACCAAGCAGTGCATGTGGTGGAAAACCTCAATGCCAGTATAGTACTGCCCCCCTTGTTCCTTTGGGTACTTGGCGGCTATACGCGACTTTTGGATACGATCTATAACATTGCCATCAACTCCGGAATTGTTCGCTGGCTATGTCAGCTTTGTATGGTTAACAAAAGGAGATGACTAAGGAAGCTCACTGTGTATAAGGACCTCCCATGCTTCATCGAGCTCCTTATTTGGCGTGCCCTTGTAGACATTTTGATGTTCCAGGGCACCCTGAAACCTAACGTATTCATATTCGATCGCTCTGGGGTCATCAAACAACGGAGCTATTATTGTCAGCCTTGGCCATCATTCATGATATGAGATACCACCTACAGTAGTAAGATGTTTTCGCGGCACATTCGGATTCTGAACACTGATGCTCATAGCGGTGGGACACGAGCAGTATAACAATAATACTTAGAAGTAGTATAGTGTTAACTGCAGCTACGACCTTCCCCCCCGCCCTtgcccaaaaagaagagcgAAAAGGCGTTTTGCGGACACGCCCTAGCAAACCCATATTGTCTTCCTGGTCTTCGGCACCATCGGAGCTTTGTGAAAACCTCTTCTCGTCGGAGGCTAGAGGATCATAGGCCGCCTCTTTAGTCTGAAATGACATTCTTGCGATGAGTAGAGTGCACGACTCAATGTTGCAACTGGAAGCTATGGAAATGAAGGAAGAGCCTGCTGAAAACACAGTCTTGTGCAAACCAAGCTCCCAATTGCTTTTAGTTTATCCCACTGATTGAGTATAGGGTCCTTCGATCTCTCTTGCTACCTTTACCCCTCTTTTGCGAGAACCACATCCTAGAGACGCGTAATCATGCAGCTTCTTCATGTAAGACATATTGCGTACTAGAAGTATAGTATTGCAAATATGTGGTAGTGAAAGATGTCTGCCTACACTGCCCTACCCTTGCTAGATGAGGAGTGGGACGCTTACTACATGCAGGAGTAAAGATGGAACTTGATTGGAGCGATGATGATCAAGAAAAAGTAAGCACTAACTAATGATGCAATGTAACCCTAGGCGGGATTGTCTGGGCCACGGTCCGAACCTGATTGTCAGGTTAATCTGCAGTGCCTCGACCCTATGGGCCCGGTGCAGTAAACCTATGCTTGCGCCATGCAATGCTTACATGGCGATCACACACTTCACCAGACCAAGATCTATCGCCTTTCGCTCACCGGCCTTTTACAAGGGTATTGG carries:
- a CDS encoding uncharacterized protein (domain of unknown function-domain containing protein); its protein translation is MSFQTKEAAYDPLASDEKRFSQSSDGAEDQEDNMGLLGRVRKTPFRSSFWARAGGKVVAAVNTILLLSIIVILLVSHRYEHQCSESECAAKTSYYSPLFDDPRAIEYEYVRFQGALEHQNVYKGTPNKELDEAWEVLIHTNNSGVDGNVIDRIQKSRIAAKYPKEQGGQYYTGIEVFHHMHCLNLIRQYTYKDYYHRPENRPKPFTDSEPVLRAHVDHCIDMLRQVLMCQADVGIVTYNWVHPWGLYPDFSTEHKCRKFDKIVEWADKHALPDDDPEPDSETVWLSGPPQ